A single window of Ammospiza caudacuta isolate bAmmCau1 chromosome 12, bAmmCau1.pri, whole genome shotgun sequence DNA harbors:
- the LOC131563213 gene encoding histone H1-like has protein sequence MKARTMLDTALTAPHARAAPRKPKMAASGSKAHKAAGPSVTKLLTRAVSAPKERKELSLATLRKALPAGGRDEEKNKSHIKLGPKSLTSNGTRVQTKGIGASGSFKLNKKPGETKEKATKKKTAAKHKKPAAKKPAGPAKKPKKGVIVKKRTKKAKKPAATGAKKAAKSLKGGTQAGHAKEVVKSPAKVKVVKAKAAKPKAVKPKVAKAKKTVPKKK, from the coding sequence ATGAAGGCCAGAACCATGCTGGACACGGCGCTCACTGCCCCCCACGCCAGGGCCGCCCCCAGGAAGCCGAAGATGGCGGCGAGCGGCTCCAAGGCCCACAAGGCCGCAGGGCCCAGCGTCACCAAGCTGCTCACCAGGGCCGTGTCTGCCCCCAAGGAGCGCAAGGAGCTCTCCCTGGCCACGCTCAGGAAGGCACTGCCTGCTGGTGGCCGTGATGAGGAGAAGAACAAGAGCCACATCAAGCTGGGGCCCAAGAGCCTCACCAGCAATGGCACTCGGGTGCAGACCAAGGGCATCGGAGCCTCTGGCTCTTTCAAGCTAAACAAGAAGCCGGGTGagacaaaagaaaaggcaaCAAAGAAAAAGACAGCTGCCAAGCACAAGAAGCCAGCAGCCAAGAAGCCTGCCGGCCCTGCTAAGAAGCCCAAGAAAGGGGTGATAGTGAAGAAGAGAACCAAGAAGGCAAAGAagccagcagccacaggagccaAGAAAGCAGCCAAGAGTCTCAAGGGAGGCACACAGGCAGGCCATGCCAAGGAGGTAGTGAAGAGCCCAGCTAAGGTGAAGGTGGTGAAGGCCAAAGCAGCCAAGCCTAAGGCAGTCAAACCCAAAGTGGCCAAGGCAAAGAAGACAGTGCCAAAAAAGAAGTAA